Part of the Pseudoxanthomonas sp. Root65 genome is shown below.
AGCGCTGTTCGGTGAGGAAGCGATGCTGCGACTCGGTTTCCACGCCCTCGGCCACCACCTTCATGCCCAGGCTTTCGCCGATGCGCAGCACCGAGGACGTCAGCGTGCGCGCGATCGCGCTGGTGTCGATGTCGCGCACGAAGCTCTGGTCCAGCTTGAGCTCGCTGATCGGCAGGCGGTGCAGGTGGCTGAGGCTGGAATAGCCGGTGCCGAAGTCGTCCAGCGACAGGCGCACGCCGAGCAGGTAGATGGCCTCGATGTTCTCCAGCACGTCCGGGTCGGGATCGAGCATGACGCTCTCGGTGATCTCCAGCGTCAGGTCGGCGGGTACCAGGCCGTGTTCGTCCAGCAGTTCGGAGATCTGCAGCGACAGCTGCGGATCGCGGAAGTTGATCGCCGAGATGTTCACCGAGACGCGCGGGATGTCGATGCCGCGGCCACGCCAGTCGGCCATGCGTGCGCAGGCCTGGCGCAACACCCACAGGCTGAGGTCGGCGATCAGGCCGCACTCTTCGGCGACGGGCACGAAGCGCGCGGGCGGGATCACGCCCAGGTCCGCGTGGTGCCAGCGCAGCAGCGCCTCCACGCCGTACAGTTCGTGGCCGTGGGAGCCGCCCACCTGGGGCTGGTAATGCAGGTCCAGCTGGTTCTGGCGCAAGGCGTCGCGCAAGGCGGTTTCCAGCGAGACGCGTTCCTGCGCCAGGCGGTTCATGTCCACGCTGAAGAAGCGGAAGCCGCTGCCGCCGTCGCGCTTGGCGCGGTACATGGCCATGTCGGCGTGGCGCACCAGCAGGTCGATGTCGCGGCCGTCCTCGGGGAACATCGCCACGCCGATGCTGGCGCTGGGATGCAGGGTCATCAGGCCGGCGGTGGTCGGTGCGGCGATGGCGCCGAGCAGGCGCTCGGCCACGCTGCCGGCCTGTTCGGTGCTGCACATCGGCAGCACCGCAACGAACTCGTCGCCGGCCTGGCGACCGACGATGTTGATGCCGCCCAGTTCCTCGCTGAGGCGGGCGGCGACATCGCGCAGCAGGCCATCGCCAGCGGCATGGCCTTGCGCGTCGTTGACCCGCTTGAAGCGGTCCAGGTCGATGAACAGGACGGCGGCCGTACCGTTGGACTGGGCCACGTTGGCCAGCGCCTGCTCGGCCTTGGCGCTGAACATGATGCGGTTCGGCAGGCCGGTGAGGGTGTCGTAGAACGCCAGCTGATGGACGCGCTCGTTGGTCTGTTCGCGCTCCAGCGTCAGCGAACAGAGGTGCAGGCAGGTGTCGGCCAGGCGCTCGTGCAGTTCGTCCGGGCCGCGGTTCTCGCGGTAGTAGAACGACAGCGTGCCCAGCACGCGGCCGCTGCTGGACTTGATCGGGTGCGTCCAGCACGCGCGCAGCCCCAGCGGCGTGGTCAGGTGGCGGGTGTTGGCGCACAGCGGATCGCTGGCGATGTCCTTGACCAGCACCGCGCGGCCACGCCAGGCGGCCACGCCGCAGACGCCTGCCCGCGGGCCGATCGGCAGGCCGTTGATCTTGCGCGCCCAGGCTTCGGGCATGCTCGGCGAGGCGAGGGCATGCATCAGCCCTTCGCTGTCCACGGTGATGATGGACACGGTCAGCTCGGGCGCGATGTGCTCCACCTCGCGGCAGATCAGCGTCATCACGTCGGCGACGTTCCACTCGTGCACCAGCGCGTCCAGCACCTTGTTGTGCAGCACCTGGTGCATCTTGGTCCGGGTGATGTCGCTGAGCACGCTGACCAGGCCCAGCAGCGTGCCGTCTTCGTCGTGCACCGGATTGATCGCGGCGGACAGCCACAACGGCCGCCCGGCCTTGGTGTACAGCAGTACCTCGGTCTGCAGGCCCTCGCCGGCATCCATCGCCCGGTTGATGCGCTCGTCCAGCGTGCCGTCGGTATGCGGACCGGACAGCAGTTCGGACGGTTTGATGCCGCGCAGTTCCTCCAGCCGGTAGCCGAGCATGCGGGTGAAGCCGCTGTTGACGTAGACGACCTCGCGATCGACCGAGCTGATGAAGATCGCGTTGTCGCTGCTGTCCACCACGATGGACAGCTGGCGCAGGCGTGCCAGCTGCCGCTGCTGGTCGCTGGTGTCGCGGACGAAGGCGGTGTGGAAGACGTGTTCGCCGATCACCACTTTCGACATCGACACCGAGCAGGCCGCCTGGCTGCTGTCCTGGCGCAGCAGCACGGCATCGCGATGGCTGCCGAGCAGGGCGGCCAGCGTCGAGTCGGCCGTGCCGTCAGCCTGCGCGTTCGCCAGCAGGCGGGTGAAGGGCAGGCCGTGCACGTCTTCGCGGCGGCAGCGCCACAGCGCTTCGGCTGCCGGATTGAACAGCACCACGCGATGGCGGCCATCGACGACGAAGGCCGCATCCACCGACTGTTCCAGCACGTGCCACAGGCTGTCGTGCGCCGGCTCGGTCGGTGCCTGGGCCTCGCGCAGCGGTGTCAGCGCATTCAGCGTGCGGCGCAACATGCCGCCTCCGCGTGGTGCACGGGCGGCGGGCGGCTGGCGTCGTCGTGGGCGGTGGGTGCGACGGTCATCGGGGGCCAGGGTGGGGTGCCTTCAAGTGACATAACGGCCGGGTTCCGGATTACTTGAACGCGGTCACGGGGCAGGGACGCAGGACGTCCGCGCCATCAGAACTCCTGCCAGTCGCCGTCCGCCAGCGCCGGCTCGGGCGGGCGGGTCACCGGCTTGCGAGCCACGGCCCGCGGCGCCGCTACCCGCGACGGCGCGGCCGCCGACGTGGCCTTGCGTGCCGGCGCGGCGACCGTGGCCTGCAGCTTGAACACCGAGACCGAACCGGTCAGCGCCTGCGCCTGCTCCTCCATCGAGCGCGCGGCGGCGGTGGCTTCCTCCACCAGTGCGGCGTTCTGCTGGGTGGCTTCGTCCATCTGCACGATGGTCTGGTTGACCTGTTCGATGCCCGCGCTCTGTTCCTGCGAGGCGGCCGAGATCTCGGACATGATGTCGGTCACGCGCTGCACGCTGGCCACGATCTCGGCCATCGTCGCACCGGCCTGGTTCACCAGTGCCGAGCCATCGGCGACCTTGTCCACGGAGTTCTCGATCAGGCCCTTGATCTCTTTGGCCGCATTGGCCGAACGCTGGGCCAGCGTGCGCACTTCCGACGCGACCACGGCGAAGCCGCGGCCCTGTTCGCCGGCACGGGCCGCTTCCACCGCCGCGTTCAAGGCCAGGATATTCGTCTGGAAGGCGATGCCGTCGATGACCGAGATGATCTCGGCGATCTTCTTCGAGGACTGCTCGATGTCGGTCATCGTGGTGACGACCTTGCCGACCACGAGCTGGTTGGCCTGGCGGGCGGATTCGGCGTTCTGGCGCACGGTGGAGGTCAGTTCCTCCATCGACGCGGCGGTTTCTTCGAGGTTCGCCGCCTGCTGCTCGGTGCGACGCGACAGGTCCGCGTTGCCGCTGGCGATTTCGCCGGCAGCGGTGTTGATGCTGGTGGCCGCCATCTGGATGCCGCCGACGATCTCGGTCAGCTGGCCGACGGTGGCGTTGGCGTCGTCGCGCATCGTGGCGAACACGCCGTGGAAGTCGCCTTCCATCCGTGCGGTCAGGTCGCCATCGGCAATGGCGCGCAGCAGGGCCGACAGCTGTGCGAGGTTGCGGTCGCTGGTGGCCATCATGGTGTTCAGGCCCTGCACCATCTGCAGGAAGTCGTGGCGGAAGCCGGCCTCGTCGCCGCGTGCGGTGAAGTCGCCGGCCGCCGCCGACTGCGACAGCCGCTTGATCTCGCCGTTGATGGCCAGCAGGCTCTGCTTGGCTGCGTCCATCGCCTCGTGCAGGAACGCACGGGTACCGGGCAGGCGGCGTGCGTCCTGGCTCAGGTCGCCGCTGGCATAACGCTCCAGGATGCCGATGGCATCGCGGAACGCGTGCAGGTGCTCGAACATCATGGTGTTGATGCCGCCGGCCAGTTCGCCGTATACGCCGGGGAAATCCTCCGGCATGCGGTGGCTGATGTCCTCGGCTTCGTGCAGGCGGATCATGTCCCGCGTCTCGTGCGAGAAGCGTTCCAGCATGTGCACCATCTCGTCGGTGGCCTTCAGCATCTGGCCCACCTCGTCGCGGCCATGATGGCCGGTGCGCACGCTCAGGTCGCCGCGCGAGACGCCCTTGATCGCCGCCAGGGCACGTGCCACCGGCTCAAGCACCGACTGGCCGATGACCCAGCCGATCGCCATGCTCAGCAGCACCAGCAGGCCGCCGGCGATGGTCATGACCACGGTGAACTGCATCGCCTGCGCCTGCGTATCGTCGAGATAGACGCCGGTGCCGATCACCCAGCCCCACGGCTGGTACAGCGCGGCGTACGAGGTCTTCGGTACCGGCGCTTCCTCGCCGGCCTTGGCCCAGCTGTAGTCGACGTGGCCACCGCCGGCCCGCGCCACGCGGACGAATTCCGGGAAGATGCGCTTGCCGTCCGGGCTCAACACATCGTCCAGCGGCTTGCCGGTCAGATCCGGCCGGGTGGGGTGCATCAACATGATCGGGGCTTCGTCGGTGACGAAGAAATAGTCCACGCCGCCGTTGGCCTGCATCGTCGACAGCGTGGCCAGTGCCCGTGCCTTGGCGTCGGCTTCGTCGAGCTTGCCGTCGGCCGCCTGTTTGGCATAGCCGGCGATCACGCTGAGCGCCATCTCGGTCTGTGCCTTCAGACCGTTCTGGCGCGTACTGGTCAGGTCCAGGTACTGCATGCGCGCGGCGACGACCGCCAGTGCGATGGTGCCCAGCGCGACCAGCGCGGTCTGGATCAGGAACCGGCGCTTCAGCGGCAAGGAGGAAAGCGTGGCGGCGATCTTGGCATTCAGCGACATGGCGGTCTCGGACGGCAGGGACGATGCATAGGAGTGGGAGGGAACGCAGTGCGCCCCTCTGGTGTTATCGGCCGGCGCGCGCGGATTTGCAGGGTGCGTTGCGTGCTACGACGAAAGACGCATGGCCGGGCTTGCGATGGCCGCATACGCGAAAACCGCGGGCCTTGCGGTCCGCGGTCTCGGGAGTGCTGCCGTGCTGCCGAAGGCCCGGCGGTGGATCAGGCGGCGACCGCTTCCGGCAGGGGCTGGCCCAGATCGGCGCTGTCGATCAGCGTTTCGATGTCGAGCAGGATCAGCATGCGTTCGTCAATGGTGCCGATACCGGAGATGAAGCGGGTATCGACGCTGGCGCCGAATTCCGGCGTGGGGCGGATCTGCTCGGCATTGAGCGCGATCACGTCCGACACGCTGTCCACCACGATGCCGACCACACGGTCTTCCACGTTCAGTACGATCATCACGGTGAAGGCGTCGTAACGCGCTTCCTTCAGCCGCAGCTTCAGGCGCAGGTCGATCACCGGCACGATGGTGCCGCGCAGGTTGATGACGCCCTTGATGTAATCCGGTGCGTCGGGCAGGCGGGTCACCGAGTCGTAGCCGCGGATTTCCTGGACCTTCAGGATGTCCACGCCGTAGTGCTCGTCTCCCAGGGTGAAGCTGAGGAACTCGTCCGCGGTCGCCGCGGCCAGGGTCTTCTTGTCGCTCATTCGTCGGGCTCCTGTTGCAGCCGGTAAGGGGTAGCGGGGTTCCCGGGGCGGAACCGGTCAAGGCCTAGATCGGCCCCGGGCGGGGTTTCTTTAGCGCGGTCAGTGCAGATCCGGTTCGGCAACGCTGCGCAGGGCGCCGCCGGCCGCGATGCGGGTGACCCGTTCCTGCACCAGGCGCGCCACGGTGCCGTGGCCATCCAGGCGGAAGGTGGACACGGCATCGCTCAGGGCATGGGCCTGTTCCTCCATCGAACGGGCTGCTGCCGAGGCTTCTTCCACCAGCGCGGCGTTCTGCTGCGTGGTCTCGTCCATCTGCACGATGGTCTGGTTGACCTGTTCGATGCCCGCACTCTGTTCCTGCGAGGCGGCGGAGATCTCCGCCATGATGTCGGTCACGCGCTGCACGCTGGCCACGATCTCGGCCATCGTCGCGCCGGCCTGGTTCACCAGCTTGGAACCGTCGGCCACCTTGTCCACCGAGTTCTCGATCAGGCCCTTGATCTCCTTGGCCGCATTGGCCGAACGCTGGGCCAGCGTACGCACTTCGCTCGCCACGACCGCAAAGCCGCGGCCCTGTTCGCCGGCACGCGCCGCTTCCACCGCCGCGTTGAGCGCCAGGATATTGGTCTGGAAGGCGATGCCGTCGATGACCGAAATGATCTCGGCGATCTTCTTCGAGGACTGCTCGATGTCGGTCATCGTGGTGACGACCTTGCCGACCACATCGCCACCCTGCGAGGCGACCGAGGCCGCNAGCTGGTTGGCCTGGCGGGCGGATTCGGCGTTCTGGCGCACGGTGGAGGTCAGTTCCTCCATCGACGCGGCGGTTTCTTCGAGGTTCGCCGCCTGCTGTTCGGTGCGGCGGGACAGGTCGGCGTTGCCGCTGGCGATTTCGCCGGCCGCGGTGTTGATGGAACCGGAGGCTTCCTGGATGCGGCCGACGATGTCGGTCAGCTGCGCGACGGTGGCGTTGGCGTCGTCGCGCATCGTGGCGAACACGCCATGGAAGTCGCCTTCCATCCGTGCGGTCAGGTCGCCCTTGGACAGGGACTGCAGCACACCGGACACGGCCTCCACGCTGCCGGAGATCGTCGCCAGCAGGCCGTTGACCTGCTGCGCCAGCGTCAGCAGGAAGCCCTGCTTGCCGGTCTCCGTGATGCGGCCGCTGAGATCGCCCTGCACGGCGGATTGCACGATGCGGGTGACCTCCTGTTCGACCATCACTTCGTTGGTGCGGTCCGCCCATTCGACCACGTAGCCGATGCGCTGGCCTTCGCCGTCGGTCACCGGGTTGATGATCAGCTGCATGATGCGGCCACCCACGCTGATCTGCGCACGGTGCGTGCCCTGCAGCTGCGCCAGCATGCGCGACTGGTGCTCGGGCTTCTTGTGGAAGATGTCGATGCTGCTGCCCACCACCGTGCGCACGTCGAAGGCGGGCAGGTCGCGGCGCAGGTCCTGTTCCACGTCGGTCAGCATCTTCATCAGCGGGCGGTTGGCGTAGACGATGGTGCGATCGGCATCGGCGATCATGACGTTGGTGGTGACGTCTTCCAGCGCGGTACGGATGCGCAGGCTTTCCTTCGCCACCACGGCGTCGCGTTCGATGCGCTCGCGCAGGTTCGCCTGCATGCTGCGCATCGCCTTCATCAGTGTGCCGATCTCGTCGCTGCGCGCGGCATCGATCTCGCTGTCGAGCTTGCCGCGGGCGATGTCGTCGGCCACGCGCACCGCGTCGGCCAGCGGCCGGGCGACCTGGCGGCGCAGCAGCCAGAACACCGCGCCGCACAGCAGCGCCGCGCCGAGCGCGCCCACCATCACCACGGTCCACAGCACGGCGCGCGCTTCCTGCATCAGCACGGCGCGCGGCACCACCACGCCCAGTGCGAAGCGTTCCTGCGCGTCACCGATCTGCAGCGGCACGTAGGCCTCCATCACCGATT
Proteins encoded:
- a CDS encoding EAL domain-containing protein, with translation MLRRTLNALTPLREAQAPTEPAHDSLWHVLEQSVDAAFVVDGRHRVVLFNPAAEALWRCRREDVHGLPFTRLLANAQADGTADSTLAALLGSHRDAVLLRQDSSQAACSVSMSKVVIGEHVFHTAFVRDTSDQQRQLARLRQLSIVVDSSDNAIFISSVDREVVYVNSGFTRMLGYRLEELRGIKPSELLSGPHTDGTLDERINRAMDAGEGLQTEVLLYTKAGRPLWLSAAINPVHDEDGTLLGLVSVLSDITRTKMHQVLHNKVLDALVHEWNVADVMTLICREVEHIAPELTVSIITVDSEGLMHALASPSMPEAWARKINGLPIGPRAGVCGVAAWRGRAVLVKDIASDPLCANTRHLTTPLGLRACWTHPIKSSSGRVLGTLSFYYRENRGPDELHERLADTCLHLCSLTLEREQTNERVHQLAFYDTLTGLPNRIMFSAKAEQALANVAQSNGTAAVLFIDLDRFKRVNDAQGHAAGDGLLRDVAARLSEELGGINIVGRQAGDEFVAVLPMCSTEQAGSVAERLLGAIAAPTTAGLMTLHPSASIGVAMFPEDGRDIDLLVRHADMAMYRAKRDGGSGFRFFSVDMNRLAQERVSLETALRDALRQNQLDLHYQPQVGGSHGHELYGVEALLRWHHADLGVIPPARFVPVAEECGLIADLSLWVLRQACARMADWRGRGIDIPRVSVNISAINFRDPQLSLQISELLDEHGLVPADLTLEITESVMLDPDPDVLENIEAIYLLGVRLSLDDFGTGYSSLSHLHRLPISELKLDQSFVRDIDTSAIARTLTSSVLRIGESLGMKVVAEGVETESQHRFLTEQRFPVLQGYLFSPPLPADELEDWMQAQGYSAAREAEVTASVA
- a CDS encoding methyl-accepting chemotaxis protein, with product MSLNAKIAATLSSLPLKRRFLIQTALVALGTIALAVVAARMQYLDLTSTRQNGLKAQTEMALSVIAGYAKQAADGKLDEADAKARALATLSTMQANGGVDYFFVTDEAPIMLMHPTRPDLTGKPLDDVLSPDGKRIFPEFVRVARAGGGHVDYSWAKAGEEAPVPKTSYAALYQPWGWVIGTGVYLDDTQAQAMQFTVVMTIAGGLLVLLSMAIGWVIGQSVLEPVARALAAIKGVSRGDLSVRTGHHGRDEVGQMLKATDEMVHMLERFSHETRDMIRLHEAEDISHRMPEDFPGVYGELAGGINTMMFEHLHAFRDAIGILERYASGDLSQDARRLPGTRAFLHEAMDAAKQSLLAINGEIKRLSQSAAAGDFTARGDEAGFRHDFLQMVQGLNTMMATSDRNLAQLSALLRAIADGDLTARMEGDFHGVFATMRDDANATVGQLTEIVGGIQMAATSINTAAGEIASGNADLSRRTEQQAANLEETAASMEELTSTVRQNAESARQANQLVVGKVVTTMTDIEQSSKKIAEIISVIDGIAFQTNILALNAAVEAARAGEQGRGFAVVASEVRTLAQRSANAAKEIKGLIENSVDKVADGSALVNQAGATMAEIVASVQRVTDIMSEISAASQEQSAGIEQVNQTIVQMDEATQQNAALVEEATAAARSMEEQAQALTGSVSVFKLQATVAAPARKATSAAAPSRVAAPRAVARKPVTRPPEPALADGDWQEF
- a CDS encoding chemotaxis protein CheW, encoding MSDKKTLAAATADEFLSFTLGDEHYGVDILKVQEIRGYDSVTRLPDAPDYIKGVINLRGTIVPVIDLRLKLRLKEARYDAFTVMIVLNVEDRVVGIVVDSVSDVIALNAEQIRPTPEFGASVDTRFISGIGTIDERMLILLDIETLIDSADLGQPLPEAVAA
- a CDS encoding methyl-accepting chemotaxis protein translates to AASVASQGGDVVGKVVTTMTDIEQSSKKIAEIISVIDGIAFQTNILALNAAVEAARAGEQGRGFAVVASEVRTLAQRSANAAKEIKGLIENSVDKVADGSKLVNQAGATMAEIVASVQRVTDIMAEISAASQEQSAGIEQVNQTIVQMDETTQQNAALVEEASAAARSMEEQAHALSDAVSTFRLDGHGTVARLVQERVTRIAAGGALRSVAEPDLH